In one Mesorhizobium australicum genomic region, the following are encoded:
- a CDS encoding acetyl-CoA carboxylase biotin carboxylase subunit — protein sequence MFKKILIANRGEIACRVIKTARRMGIATVAVYSDADRDALHVEMADEAVHIGPAPAAQSYLIADRIIEACKQTGAEAVHPGYGFLSERASFCAALEKEGIIFIGPKPKAIEAMGDKIESKKFANAAKVSTVPGYLGVIDDADHAVKIANDIGYPVMLKASAGGGGKGMRIAWNDAECREGFQSSKNEAKSSFGDDRVFVEKFVVDPRHIEIQVLGDGHGNVIYLGERECSIQRRNQKVVEEAPSPFLDEATRKAMGEQSVALAKAVDYQSAGTVEFIVDKDKNFYFLEMNTRLQVEHPVTELVTGIDLVEQMIRVAAGEKLAIKQSDVRLNGWAVESRLYAEDPYRNFLPSIGRLTRYRPPAEGKTGEIIVRNDTGVVEGAEISMYYDPMIAKLCTWAPDRLEAIDAMSEALDQFVVDGIEHNIPFLAALMQHPRWREGRLSTGFIAEEFPDGFAPIEPSENDRRTLAAVALAAELLRRDRLDRLGGRLAPHSGAIKPDWEVRVGDDYVKASIIEGMATVPMELDLTLDGGKPVTVVSSWRPGEAVWNGTIGGRKVSAQVRPVPNGYRLAWKGMSVTARAMLPRTAELEKLMPVKLPPDTSKLLLCPMPGMLVSLAVAEGQEVKAGETLAVVEAMKMENVLRAERDLTVSRINAKAGDSLAVDAVIMEFA from the coding sequence ATGTTCAAGAAGATCCTGATCGCCAACCGCGGTGAAATCGCCTGCCGGGTCATCAAGACGGCGCGGCGGATGGGCATCGCCACGGTGGCGGTCTATTCCGACGCCGACCGCGACGCGCTGCATGTCGAGATGGCCGACGAGGCGGTCCATATCGGTCCAGCACCTGCCGCCCAGAGCTACCTCATCGCCGACAGGATCATCGAGGCCTGCAAGCAGACCGGCGCGGAAGCGGTCCATCCCGGCTACGGCTTCCTCTCCGAGCGCGCCTCCTTCTGCGCGGCGCTGGAGAAGGAGGGCATCATCTTCATCGGCCCGAAGCCCAAGGCGATCGAGGCGATGGGCGACAAGATCGAATCGAAGAAGTTCGCCAACGCGGCGAAGGTCTCGACCGTGCCGGGCTATCTCGGCGTCATTGACGATGCCGACCATGCGGTGAAGATCGCCAACGACATCGGCTATCCGGTGATGCTGAAGGCCTCGGCCGGCGGCGGCGGCAAGGGCATGCGCATCGCCTGGAACGACGCCGAATGCCGCGAGGGCTTCCAGTCGTCGAAGAACGAGGCGAAGTCGTCCTTCGGCGACGACCGGGTGTTCGTGGAAAAGTTCGTGGTCGACCCGCGCCATATCGAAATCCAGGTGCTGGGCGACGGCCACGGCAACGTGATCTATCTGGGCGAGCGCGAATGCTCGATCCAGCGCCGCAACCAGAAGGTCGTGGAGGAGGCACCGTCGCCCTTCCTCGACGAGGCGACCCGCAAGGCGATGGGCGAGCAGTCCGTCGCGCTCGCCAAGGCGGTCGACTACCAGAGCGCCGGCACGGTCGAGTTCATCGTCGACAAGGACAAGAACTTCTACTTCCTCGAGATGAACACCCGCCTGCAGGTCGAGCATCCTGTGACCGAACTGGTGACCGGGATCGACCTGGTCGAGCAGATGATCCGCGTCGCGGCGGGCGAGAAGCTGGCGATCAAGCAGTCGGACGTGCGCCTCAATGGCTGGGCGGTGGAAAGCCGCCTCTATGCCGAGGACCCGTATCGCAACTTCCTGCCGTCGATCGGCCGGCTGACCCGCTACCGTCCGCCGGCGGAGGGCAAGACGGGGGAGATCATTGTCCGCAACGACACCGGTGTGGTCGAGGGCGCCGAGATCTCGATGTATTACGACCCGATGATCGCGAAGCTCTGCACATGGGCGCCCGACCGGCTGGAGGCGATCGACGCGATGTCGGAAGCGCTCGACCAGTTCGTGGTCGACGGCATCGAGCACAACATCCCGTTCCTCGCAGCGCTGATGCAGCATCCGCGCTGGCGCGAGGGGCGGCTGTCGACGGGCTTTATCGCCGAGGAATTCCCGGACGGCTTTGCCCCGATCGAGCCGAGCGAGAACGACCGGCGCACGCTCGCCGCGGTGGCGCTGGCGGCCGAGCTGCTGCGCCGCGACCGGCTGGACAGGCTGGGCGGACGGCTGGCGCCGCATTCCGGCGCGATCAAGCCGGATTGGGAGGTTCGGGTCGGCGACGACTATGTGAAGGCCTCCATCATCGAGGGCATGGCCACGGTGCCGATGGAACTCGACCTGACGCTCGACGGCGGCAAGCCGGTGACCGTCGTGTCGAGCTGGCGGCCGGGCGAGGCGGTGTGGAACGGCACGATCGGCGGCCGCAAGGTCTCCGCGCAGGTGCGGCCGGTGCCGAACGGATACAGGCTCGCCTGGAAGGGCATGTCGGTGACGGCGCGCGCCATGCTGCCGCGCACCGCCGAGCTCGAAAAGCTGATGCCGGTCAAGCTGCCGCCGGACACGTCGAAGCTGCTGCTCTGCCCGATGCCGGGCATGCTGGTCTCTCTCGCGGTGGCCGAAGGGCAGGAGGTCAAGGCCGGCGAGACGCTGGCCGTGGTCGAGGCGATGAAGATGGAGAACGTGCTGCGCGCCGAGCGCGACCTCACCGTCTCCAGGATCAACGCCAAGGCCGGCGACAGCCTGGCGGTCGACGCGGTGATCATGGAGTTTGCTTGA
- a CDS encoding Stf0 family sulfotransferase — protein MYSAYIICATPRTGSTLLCRLLKSTGRAGDPDSFISRFIPEWAEAWGVPPAESLSQEEFARVYLDAAIKAGRGGTDIFGLRLMRENVADLDRFIDLVHPGLTPGSARFERAFGPLLYIHLSRRDKVGQAISLVKAEQSGLWHVAPDGSEIERLAPPAEPYYDFARLHREVLELEGFDAEWNTWFAEQGIEPHRIVYEDLSADPAGELARLCVALGIEAPDAVDVKPAVAKLADATSREWAQRYRREAASAG, from the coding sequence ATGTATTCCGCCTACATCATCTGCGCCACGCCGCGCACCGGCAGCACGCTGCTGTGCCGCCTGCTGAAATCCACCGGCAGGGCAGGCGATCCCGATTCCTTCATCAGCCGCTTCATTCCCGAATGGGCGGAGGCCTGGGGCGTGCCTCCAGCCGAGAGCCTCTCGCAGGAGGAGTTCGCCCGCGTCTATCTCGACGCGGCGATCAAGGCGGGGAGGGGTGGAACGGACATCTTCGGCCTCAGGCTGATGCGCGAGAATGTCGCCGATCTCGATCGTTTCATCGACCTCGTTCATCCGGGCCTTACCCCAGGCAGCGCCCGTTTCGAGCGCGCTTTCGGGCCGCTGCTCTACATCCACCTGTCGCGGCGCGACAAGGTCGGGCAGGCGATCTCGCTGGTGAAGGCGGAGCAGTCAGGCCTCTGGCACGTCGCGCCGGACGGCAGCGAGATCGAACGTCTCGCGCCGCCGGCCGAGCCGTATTACGACTTCGCCCGGCTGCACCGTGAGGTCCTGGAACTCGAGGGTTTCGATGCCGAGTGGAACACATGGTTCGCGGAGCAGGGGATCGAACCGCATCGCATCGTCTACGAGGATCTGTCGGCCGATCCCGCCGGGGAGCTTGCGCGGCTGTGCGTGGCGCTCGGAATTGAAGCTCCCGATGCCGTCGATGTGAAGCCCGCCGTGGCGAAGCTCGCCGATGCGACGAGCCGGGAGTGGGCGCAGCGGTATCGGCGCGAGGCCGCTTCGGCGGGGTGA
- a CDS encoding Kiwa anti-phage protein KwaB-like domain-containing protein, with protein sequence MIENDIDIGNIASVNFGIALRSNGNLYFVPTDGGLKDALKEMIATTVALLNAAQGDWQAYDISEDYGQRRRIYCDRDNEYMAVFSTLFDAGALEDLTNLPDHVNDIDYYFAEITDVQSRRMVGVRKATQFKGTVKAKNRLVRMTNDTLSIIEDTVFKLDNEFDLLITDAHVYILNDSKMQQLADIISLVAATAKDKVQTIEDTITFLDLSRIKEKIEKHPRVARYAASIAQNPLIANFQRAKVESLAQQHGIVFKELETGKLQCRVQDEAKLMELLDARRYHLDLADNGGDPYRATGRQKV encoded by the coding sequence ATGATTGAAAACGACATTGATATCGGAAACATAGCATCCGTTAACTTCGGCATAGCGCTACGCAGCAATGGCAACCTGTATTTCGTGCCAACGGACGGCGGCTTAAAAGATGCCCTGAAAGAAATGATCGCGACCACGGTTGCTTTGCTCAATGCCGCACAAGGCGATTGGCAGGCATACGATATCTCGGAAGATTATGGACAGCGGCGGCGTATCTACTGCGATCGTGACAACGAGTATATGGCCGTCTTCTCGACCCTATTTGATGCCGGCGCACTCGAAGATCTGACGAACCTGCCGGACCACGTGAATGATATCGATTACTATTTCGCTGAAATCACGGACGTTCAAAGCCGCAGGATGGTTGGCGTAAGAAAGGCCACACAGTTCAAAGGGACGGTGAAGGCCAAGAATCGTCTGGTTCGCATGACGAATGACACGCTGTCTATCATTGAAGACACCGTGTTTAAGCTCGACAATGAATTCGATCTGCTAATCACAGACGCCCACGTCTATATTCTGAACGACTCGAAAATGCAGCAGCTAGCTGATATCATATCCTTGGTTGCCGCAACGGCGAAGGACAAGGTTCAGACTATCGAAGATACGATTACCTTCCTGGATTTATCGCGGATCAAAGAAAAGATCGAAAAACACCCCAGGGTCGCACGATATGCGGCCTCAATTGCGCAAAACCCTCTGATTGCGAATTTTCAACGAGCTAAAGTAGAATCGCTCGCCCAACAGCACGGTATCGTTTTTAAGGAGCTCGAAACAGGAAAGCTTCAGTGCCGGGTCCAAGACGAAGCGAAGCTCATGGAGTTACTGGATGCACGGCGCTACCACCTAGACCTCGCCGATAACGGCGGCGATCCCTATCGAGCGACGGGAAGGCAGAAGGTCTAG
- the dnaE gene encoding DNA polymerase III subunit alpha codes for MTEERRIRDPLKRELAGLSGPGGQPAALPPVAARPFVHLRVHSSYSLLEGALPLKKIVSHAIKDEQPAIAVTDTNNLFGALEFAQYASKDGVQPIIGCQLDVAFADPAPEANTGHRKPRSVFPLVLIAATETGYANLVRLVSRAYLDNPAELGVQANTGWLEELAEGVICLTGGEAGPIGAALKHDHQAVAAERLDMLSRIFGDRLYVELQRPQGHDRAVEAATIALAYDRRLPLVATNEAFFLAREDFDAHDALMAIAEGSVVAVDDRRRLTPDHHLRSQREMSELFFDLPEALDNTIEIAMRCSYYPKNRKPILPRFAGADVDDAEAAERAEAEELARQAREGLAMRIATRGLTAGYTREQYAERLEYEIGVIQKMKFPGYFLIVSDFIKWAKAHDIPVGPGRGSGAGSLVAYALTITDVDPLRFSLLFERFLNPDRVSMPDFDIDFCQDRREEVIRYVQQKYGRDQVGQIITFGTLQARAVLRDVGRVLQMPYGQVDRLCKMVPQNPANPVKLAEAIEAEPRFAEEVEKEPVVQTLLDIAQKLEGLYRHASTHAAGIVIGDRPLSELVPMYRDPRSDMPVTQFNMKKVEDAGLVKFDFLGLKTLTVLETAVKLIRRRGIEVDLATLPLDDKPTYEMLSRGETVGIFQVESAGMRKALIGMKPDCIEDIIALVALYRPGPMENIPTYNARKHGEEEIASIHPKIDHLVKETQGVIVYQEQVMQIAQELAGYSLGEADLLRRAMGKKIRAEMDKQRERFVTGAVERGVAKPQADFIFDLLAKFADYGFNKSHAAAYAIVSYQTAFLKAHYPVEFLAASMTLDMGNTDKLSDFRQDAMRLGIEVVPPSVRTSDRDFEVEGNRIFYSLAAIKGVGDAAVRHIVEKRKEKQFSDLEDFCERVDPKIVGKRVFESLIQAGAFDCFGHDRAAMMAGIERMMGLASRASEDAALGMSDMFGSSSAARQQKLHLPAAEPWLTAERLQREFAAVGFYLSAHPLDEYRTVLERMRVQGWSDFQAAVKRGASAGRLAGTITSAKERKTKTGNKMCVVQLSDMSGQYEAVLFSETLTQYRDLLEEGKSVVITVAAEDRPEGVNLRVNSVQSLDNEAAKHQKALRIFLRDPAPLTTLSSQLQYRGESQVSFVVLKGEGQGEIEIELPGRYRIDPRIAAAMRAVSGVVEVELV; via the coding sequence ATGACGGAAGAACGACGGATCAGGGATCCCCTGAAGCGGGAACTCGCGGGCCTGTCCGGCCCCGGTGGCCAGCCCGCGGCCCTCCCGCCGGTCGCGGCGCGCCCCTTCGTCCACCTGCGCGTCCACTCGTCCTATTCGCTGCTCGAAGGCGCCCTGCCGCTGAAGAAGATCGTGTCCCACGCGATCAAGGACGAGCAGCCGGCCATCGCCGTCACCGACACCAACAACCTGTTCGGCGCACTCGAATTCGCGCAATACGCCTCGAAGGACGGCGTCCAGCCGATCATCGGCTGCCAGCTCGACGTGGCCTTCGCGGACCCGGCCCCTGAGGCGAATACAGGGCACCGCAAGCCGCGCAGCGTCTTTCCGCTGGTCCTCATCGCCGCCACCGAGACCGGCTACGCCAATCTCGTGCGGCTGGTCAGCCGCGCCTATCTCGACAACCCGGCCGAACTCGGCGTGCAGGCGAACACCGGCTGGCTGGAGGAACTCGCCGAGGGCGTCATCTGCCTCACCGGCGGCGAAGCCGGGCCGATCGGCGCCGCGCTGAAGCACGACCACCAGGCAGTCGCGGCCGAACGGCTGGACATGCTGTCGCGCATTTTCGGCGACCGGCTCTATGTCGAGCTGCAGCGCCCCCAGGGCCACGACCGCGCCGTCGAGGCGGCGACGATCGCGCTTGCCTATGACAGGCGGCTGCCGCTGGTGGCCACCAACGAGGCCTTCTTCCTCGCGCGGGAAGACTTCGATGCCCACGACGCGCTGATGGCGATCGCCGAGGGGTCCGTCGTCGCCGTCGACGACCGCCGCCGGCTGACGCCCGATCATCACCTGCGCAGCCAGAGGGAGATGTCCGAACTCTTCTTCGACCTGCCCGAGGCGCTCGACAACACGATCGAGATCGCCATGCGCTGCTCCTACTATCCGAAGAACCGCAAGCCGATCCTGCCGCGCTTCGCCGGCGCGGACGTGGACGACGCCGAGGCCGCCGAGCGCGCCGAGGCCGAGGAGCTCGCCCGCCAGGCCCGCGAGGGCCTTGCCATGCGCATCGCGACGCGCGGGCTGACCGCGGGCTACACCCGGGAGCAATATGCCGAACGCCTCGAATACGAGATCGGCGTCATCCAGAAGATGAAGTTTCCGGGCTACTTCCTCATCGTGTCGGACTTCATCAAATGGGCCAAGGCGCACGACATCCCCGTCGGCCCCGGCCGCGGTTCGGGCGCCGGCTCGCTGGTCGCCTATGCGCTCACCATCACCGATGTCGACCCGCTGCGCTTCTCGCTGCTGTTCGAGCGCTTCCTCAACCCCGACCGCGTCTCGATGCCCGACTTCGACATCGACTTCTGCCAGGACCGCCGCGAGGAGGTGATCCGCTACGTCCAGCAGAAATACGGCCGCGACCAGGTCGGGCAGATCATCACCTTCGGAACGCTGCAGGCCCGCGCCGTGCTGCGCGACGTCGGCCGCGTGCTGCAGATGCCCTACGGCCAGGTCGACCGGCTCTGCAAGATGGTGCCGCAGAACCCGGCCAATCCGGTCAAGCTCGCCGAGGCGATCGAGGCCGAGCCGCGCTTCGCCGAGGAGGTCGAGAAGGAGCCGGTCGTCCAGACCCTGCTCGACATCGCCCAGAAGCTCGAAGGCCTCTACCGCCACGCCTCGACCCATGCCGCCGGCATCGTCATCGGCGACCGGCCGCTCTCCGAGCTGGTGCCGATGTATCGCGACCCGCGCTCCGACATGCCGGTGACGCAGTTCAACATGAAGAAGGTCGAGGACGCCGGCCTCGTCAAGTTCGACTTCCTCGGCCTGAAGACGCTCACCGTGCTCGAGACGGCGGTGAAGCTCATCCGCCGGCGCGGCATCGAGGTCGATCTCGCGACCCTGCCGCTGGACGACAAGCCGACCTACGAGATGCTGTCGCGCGGCGAGACGGTCGGCATCTTCCAGGTGGAATCGGCCGGCATGCGCAAGGCGCTGATCGGCATGAAGCCGGACTGCATCGAGGACATCATCGCGCTGGTGGCGCTCTACCGTCCCGGCCCGATGGAGAACATCCCCACCTACAACGCCCGCAAGCACGGCGAGGAGGAGATCGCGTCGATCCATCCCAAGATCGACCATCTGGTGAAGGAGACTCAAGGGGTCATCGTCTACCAGGAACAGGTGATGCAGATCGCGCAGGAGCTCGCCGGCTATTCGCTCGGCGAAGCCGACCTTCTGCGCCGCGCCATGGGCAAGAAGATCCGCGCCGAGATGGACAAGCAGCGCGAGCGCTTCGTCACCGGCGCGGTGGAACGCGGCGTCGCCAAGCCGCAGGCCGACTTCATCTTCGACCTGCTCGCCAAGTTCGCCGACTACGGCTTCAACAAGTCGCACGCCGCCGCCTACGCGATCGTCTCCTACCAGACCGCCTTCCTCAAGGCGCACTATCCGGTCGAGTTCCTCGCCGCCTCGATGACGCTCGACATGGGCAACACCGACAAGCTGTCGGACTTCCGCCAGGATGCGATGCGACTCGGCATCGAGGTGGTGCCGCCGTCGGTCAGGACATCGGACCGCGACTTCGAGGTCGAGGGCAACCGCATCTTCTATTCGCTCGCCGCCATCAAGGGCGTCGGCGACGCGGCCGTGCGCCACATCGTCGAGAAGCGCAAGGAGAAGCAGTTTTCCGACCTGGAGGATTTCTGCGAGCGGGTCGACCCGAAGATCGTCGGCAAGCGCGTCTTCGAGAGCCTGATCCAGGCCGGAGCCTTCGACTGCTTCGGCCACGACCGCGCGGCGATGATGGCGGGCATCGAACGCATGATGGGGCTCGCCTCCCGCGCCTCGGAGGACGCAGCGCTGGGCATGTCCGACATGTTCGGGTCGAGCTCGGCGGCCCGGCAGCAGAAGCTGCACCTGCCCGCGGCCGAGCCGTGGCTGACGGCAGAGCGCCTGCAGCGCGAATTCGCCGCCGTCGGCTTCTACCTCTCAGCGCACCCGCTCGACGAATACCGCACCGTGCTGGAGCGCATGCGCGTGCAGGGCTGGTCCGACTTCCAGGCCGCCGTGAAGCGCGGCGCCTCGGCGGGGCGGCTGGCCGGCACCATCACCTCGGCCAAGGAGCGCAAGACCAAGACCGGCAACAAGATGTGCGTCGTCCAGCTCTCCGACATGAGCGGGCAATACGAGGCGGTGCTGTTCTCCGAGACGCTGACGCAGTACCGCGACCTTTTGGAAGAGGGAAAGTCGGTGGTCATCACCGTCGCGGCGGAAGACCGGCCGGAGGGCGTCAATCTCCGCGTCAACTCGGTCCAGTCGCTCGACAACGAAGCCGCCAAGCACCAGAAGGCGCTGCGCATCTTCCTGCGCGACCCCGCGCCCCTCACCACCCTGTCCAGCCAGCTCCAGTACCGCGGCGAAAGCCAGGTCTCCTTCGTGGTGCTGAAGGGCGAGGGCCAGGGCGAGATCGAGATCGAACTCCCCGGCCGCTACCGCATCGACCCCCGCATCGCCGCCGCCATGCGCGCGGTGAGCGGAGTGGTGGAGGTGGAGCTGGTGTAG
- a CDS encoding DNA polymerase IV has translation MLSVNDPAHGFCRDCLTRQSKAARRCERCGSPRLAAHPELYALSLAHIDCDAFYAAVEKRDNPELADKPVIIGGGKRGVVSTACYIARINGVRSAMPMFKALEACPHAVVIKPDMEKYARVGREVRQMMQALTPLVQPISIDEAFLDLAGTERLHGMPPALVLARFARQVEKEIGITVSVGLSYCKFLAKVASDLNKPRGFSVIGEAEALSFLADKPVTMIWGVGKAFAAVLERDGVRSIGQLQRMERAELMRRYGTMGDRLYHLARGEDDRAVDVDREAKSVSAETTFNEDLSSAADLVPILRALSEKVSSRLKKSGIAGRTVVLKLKTKDFKLRTRNRQLADPTRLADRIFATGRELLSRETDGTLYRLIGIGVSDLTDDARADPPDLVDRQADKRAKAEGAIDILRGKFGRAAVETGYTFGKGRNAHPPEAVDD, from the coding sequence ATGCTGTCTGTCAATGACCCTGCGCATGGTTTCTGCCGCGATTGCCTGACCCGGCAGTCGAAGGCCGCGCGGCGCTGCGAGCGCTGCGGCAGCCCGCGTCTGGCCGCGCATCCGGAGCTCTACGCGCTCAGCCTCGCCCATATCGACTGCGACGCCTTCTACGCGGCGGTCGAGAAGCGCGACAATCCGGAGCTGGCCGACAAGCCCGTCATCATCGGCGGCGGCAAGCGCGGCGTCGTCTCCACCGCCTGCTACATCGCCCGCATCAACGGCGTACGCTCGGCCATGCCGATGTTCAAGGCGCTGGAAGCCTGTCCGCACGCTGTGGTGATCAAGCCCGACATGGAGAAATATGCCCGCGTCGGCCGCGAGGTGCGCCAGATGATGCAGGCGCTGACGCCGCTGGTGCAGCCGATCTCGATCGACGAGGCCTTCCTCGACCTCGCGGGCACAGAACGGCTGCACGGCATGCCGCCCGCCCTGGTGCTGGCGCGCTTCGCCCGGCAGGTCGAGAAGGAGATCGGCATCACCGTCTCCGTCGGCCTGTCCTACTGCAAGTTCCTCGCCAAGGTGGCGTCGGACCTCAACAAGCCGCGCGGCTTTTCCGTCATCGGCGAGGCGGAGGCGCTGTCCTTCCTCGCCGACAAGCCGGTGACGATGATCTGGGGGGTCGGCAAGGCCTTCGCCGCGGTGCTGGAGCGCGACGGGGTGCGCAGCATCGGCCAGCTCCAGCGCATGGAGCGCGCCGAACTGATGCGCCGCTACGGCACGATGGGCGACCGGCTCTACCACCTCGCCCGCGGCGAGGACGACCGCGCCGTCGATGTCGACCGCGAGGCCAAGAGCGTGTCGGCCGAGACCACCTTCAACGAGGACCTGTCCTCCGCCGCCGACCTCGTGCCCATCCTGCGCGCCTTGTCCGAAAAGGTGTCGTCGCGGCTGAAGAAGTCCGGCATTGCCGGCCGCACCGTGGTGCTGAAGCTCAAGACAAAGGACTTCAAGCTCCGCACCCGCAACCGCCAGCTCGCCGACCCGACCCGGCTCGCTGACCGCATCTTCGCCACCGGCCGCGAGCTCCTGTCGCGCGAGACCGACGGCACGCTCTATCGTCTCATCGGCATAGGCGTGTCCGACCTCACCGACGACGCCCGCGCCGACCCGCCCGACCTCGTCGACCGTCAGGCCGACAAGCGCGCCAAGGCGGAAGGCGCGATCGACATCCTGCGCGGCAAATTCGGCCGCGCCGCGGTCGAGACCGGCTACACCTTCGGCAAGGGCCGCAACGCCCACCCGCCGGAAGCGGTGGATGATTGA
- a CDS encoding GNAT family N-acetyltransferase, with protein sequence MTADDILPLTPERWPDFEDLFGKQGACYGCWCTYFRLPPAARRQNDGQRNKDHIHDRIMAGPPPGLLAYAEGRAVGWMQIGPRADVPEWNNARRVSAPLEPSDMADPAVWAISCFFLRASARGRGLSHRLVEAGLRHAAAHGARVVEACPIDHSKDSRSVGLFVGSTRVFEKAGFACVATRKAGRPLMRFDL encoded by the coding sequence ATGACTGCTGACGATATCTTGCCGCTCACGCCGGAGCGCTGGCCCGATTTCGAGGATCTCTTCGGCAAGCAGGGCGCCTGCTATGGCTGCTGGTGCACCTATTTCCGCCTGCCACCGGCCGCGCGGCGACAGAACGACGGGCAGCGCAACAAGGACCATATCCACGACAGGATCATGGCCGGTCCGCCGCCGGGCCTGCTCGCCTATGCGGAGGGCCGCGCGGTGGGCTGGATGCAGATCGGCCCGCGCGCGGACGTGCCCGAATGGAACAATGCGCGACGCGTCTCGGCGCCGCTCGAGCCGTCCGACATGGCCGATCCGGCCGTGTGGGCGATCTCCTGCTTCTTCCTGCGCGCGTCGGCGCGGGGCAGGGGGCTGAGCCACCGCCTGGTGGAGGCCGGCCTGCGCCATGCCGCAGCGCACGGCGCGCGGGTTGTGGAGGCCTGTCCGATCGACCACTCGAAGGATTCGCGGTCGGTCGGGCTGTTCGTCGGCTCGACGCGGGTGTTCGAGAAGGCGGGCTTCGCCTGCGTGGCCACCCGCAAGGCGGGGCGGCCGCTGATGCGATTCGACCTTTAA
- a CDS encoding DUF3572 domain-containing protein: MSKTGHDREAAEALAIRALAFIAADAVLLPRFLAITGIEAKDIRAAATQPGFLAGVLQFLLTHEPTLLQFAEAAGIDAAEVARACRALPFGDDMHERSS, from the coding sequence ATGTCGAAGACGGGACACGACCGCGAGGCCGCCGAGGCGCTTGCGATCCGCGCGCTCGCCTTCATCGCGGCCGACGCCGTGCTCCTGCCGCGCTTCCTCGCGATCACCGGCATCGAGGCGAAGGACATCCGCGCCGCGGCCACCCAGCCCGGCTTCCTGGCCGGCGTGCTGCAGTTCCTGCTCACGCACGAGCCGACGCTGCTGCAGTTCGCCGAGGCCGCCGGCATCGACGCGGCCGAGGTCGCCCGCGCCTGCCGGGCGCTGCCCTTCGGCGACGACATGCATGAGAGGTCCAGTTGA
- a CDS encoding response regulator, with protein sequence MPKKVMIVEDNELNMKLFRDLIEATGYETVRTRNGLEALDLARAHRPDLILMDIQLPEVSGLEVTKWLKQDDELHSIPVIAVTAFAMKGDEERIRQGGCEAYISKPISVPKFIETIKSYLGDA encoded by the coding sequence ATGCCCAAGAAGGTGATGATCGTCGAGGACAACGAGCTCAACATGAAGCTCTTCCGAGACCTGATCGAGGCGACAGGCTACGAGACCGTTCGCACGCGCAACGGGCTTGAGGCGCTGGACCTCGCCCGCGCGCACCGTCCGGACCTAATCCTGATGGACATCCAGTTGCCCGAGGTCTCCGGCCTCGAGGTGACGAAATGGCTCAAGCAGGACGACGAGCTGCATTCCATCCCGGTCATCGCGGTGACGGCGTTCGCCATGAAGGGCGATGAGGAGCGCATCCGCCAGGGCGGTTGCGAGGCCTACATCTCCAAGCCGATCTCGGTCCCGAAATTCATCGAGACCATCAAGTCCTATCTCGGGGACGCCTGA